Genomic window (Planococcus sp. MSAK28401):
GGCGGCGTTTCCAAAGCACAGCAATTCATCCTGCCGGCGATCCGTGAAACGATTCAGGCGTCTGCATTGACGCAATCGGCAAGCCGGACGCAAGTGGAAATTACTAAGCTTGGCGACGACGCCACGTTAATCGGGGCAGTGACGCTATTGTTGGTGGACGTCTTTGAACTGACGTAAAGCGAATGGTTGTGTAGGGGGATATAAACATTGGAAGGGTGATCAACAAGATGACAATTACTAAAAAAGCATTCGGCCAAATCAATGGCCAAGATATCACGCGCTATACACTGACAAACGACAAGGGCTTTCAAGTCTCGTGTCTCGACTACGGCTGCATCATCACGGAAATCCTTGCGCCAGACCGAGACGGTTTGTTGGAGAATGTAGTACTCGGCTTCGATACATGGGAAGAGTACGGAAGCAATCCGCATTATTTCGGTGCCGTCGTCGGGCGTTTTGCAGGCCGCATCCAAGAAGGGGCTTTTACAATAGAAGGAACGGATTACCAGCTCGCCAAAAATTCCGATGGCCAGCATTTGCACGGCGGCCCTGGCGGCTTTCATTCGGCTATCTGGAAAGCGAAATTGATTGAGAATGAGCATGAATCAATTGTGGAATTTACCCATTTCAGCCCGGACGAAGAAGAAGGGTTTCCCGGGAATCTAACGATGACGGTTCGCTACATCGTGAAAAACGATGAAAATCAATTGACGATTGCCTACTTCGCGAACTCCGATAAAACGACCTTGCTGAATGTCACCAACCATTCCTATTTCAACTTGAGCGGTGATTTCAAGCGGACGGTTGTGGATCATCAACTGGCCATCCCAAGCAGCCAATACGCGGAGTTAAACGGCAACATGCTTCCGACCGGTACACTGGTGCCGGTAGAAGAAGATCCGCTGTTTGATTTTCGCAAAGGCAGAACCATCCGCGAAGGGACAGACTCTAAGCATCCGCAAATCGAACTGGTCGGCGGCGGCTATGACCATCCGTTCCTATTGGATAAAGAAGCTAAGCCGGTGATCAAGCTTAAAGACGAGGAAAGCGGGCGCAGTTTGCAGGTCGAAACGACAGAACCGGCAGTCGTCTTGTACACCGCCAACCACATCGGCGGCCCGTATTCATTCAAAGGCGTGGCGGCACAAAACCAGCTCGGGCTTTGCCTCGAAACGCAAGGGATGCCGGATTCCATCCATCATCCGCATTTCCCTTCTGCAATTTTAAAAGCAGGGGAAGTGTTTGAGTCTCAGACGGTTTACCGTTTTTCGTAGTGCTGTCCCTGTGCACCGCACAATTCAGGCCATGGAAACCGCGCGAATATGGGAGTGAGGGGTGCAAACGCCCCTGTGCACGACACAATTTCAAGCAAAAAGGCAAGCGCAATTTTTGCGCTTGCCTTTTTTGTGCTTTAATGACCATTTCACATCGTCTACCTGCAGGGGCCTGTGAAATAATATATAAAAAAATGCCATAAATTTTAAAGTAATAAGTTCTAAATATTTAGGTATTATTATTTTTTGTATGATAAAATAATCATAAAAATATTATATAGGTAGTTCGATAATCACCGCACCCACTTATGAAAATCATCAGCCGAAAAGAGGAAATCCATTGAAAATCCACGTTAAAAAGTTTTTTTATTCCGCCTTGGCCACTTCTATTTTATTAATGGGAGCGAGCAGTGGTGTTTCAGCCAATGAAACAGCAGGAAACGTCAATCCACAAACGTATGAAGCCTACTCCCAGCAAGATGCTAAGTATTCGAAGAAAGCCGTAAAAGCCATCAGTGAAGCATTGGGGATGGATGCCAATTCCCAACAAGCTATAGCTGCGATCAACCAGCTGCCCAAAATAAAGGCATGGGAATACTATTTGTCTAGGTTTGGCAAAAAGTTGAAAGGCAACGAAATTCGCCAAGCAGTGGAAGACATTTTTGATATCGACTTGAACTACGTGTCAAAAAATGACTACGGCAGCAAGCTTTCGATTTACCCAACACCTGTCATGGAATCCGTGCGCGCTTCTTTGAATGAAGAAGTTACCTCTACTGCAAAAGACGAACGCATTATGAATATGTCCAAAAACGAAGTCATGGATCGCTATATTAAACAACAAGATTACGCGCTAAGTGGAGCACAGGCGAGCTTATTGATCAACCAAATTTTTGGCGTAAATCTGGTAGGGATTTCAGGCTTGGAAGGCAAGCAGCTTGCCATCAGCTCGAAGGGGCAATGGATTGTAAAAAGCGACAGGGATTTGTTTATTCTCGAATCCAGTCTTGATGATGTAGATGTTTCGATTTATGCAGGCCCTTATCTTCAAGAGTTGACGGGCGGCAGTGAATTACCTGCGCCATTAATTGCCAAGCTGACAGAATTAGGATTTACGTATAATGAAACAGAACAACTTCTCTATTATAAAAACCCAACTGGTGAATCGGTTCCAGATGCATTCAAGGGGCAGTTGATCGGAATCCTTTTGGGCACGATTGCGCAAGTGAATGGTTAAGGAACCCAAGGTTTAAAAGAATATCCAGATGAACCCTGCAGCTGCCTTTGCGGCAATTGTGGGGTTTATTGTGTTTTCATTATTTGGCGTTGTGCTTAATCGCGGGTTCTCAGCCAGATAGCAAGGGCATTTGGCCTGTAAATTAGATGATTGTTCTTTAAATTTCAATATTAACAGGGATGAAAATGAATGTTTTAAATTAAGTTGTGGGATAAAAGTAAAAATTAACTATTTAAGCTATTTTTTTATACGGTAATATAGTAGTAGAATAGTGCGTTCGAAAAGTAAAGAACAGGAAGTAAACGAAAAGTAAATCATTACACTGTCTTGTTTTGTCACCTTTTGCTGTGGCGAGCGAGTTAAGTATTGGGGGTTTGAATCATGGAAAAAAATCAAACGAGATACTCCCGCTTGGCCCATATCACAAAATTAATCAATACAAACTTGGAGCTGCGCCCGTTGCTTGAACAAGTGGTAATGGTCATTTCTGAAGAAGTGATGCGCTGTGATTCGGTAGGCATTTATTTGCCTCAAGAAGATGGAAGATTCCGTGGTTATGTAGGCAAGCCTGAAGTCATCAACGGCATGACACTCGATATGCATGTCGTGGATACGGACTATGATTTATTGGCGAAAGAAGTAATTGAGACGCAGCAAACCATCTATATCCCTGACACTGCAAATGACCCTCGCCCAGACCCAAGGGCCGTTGCTGGCTTTGGCATTAAATCTTTATTGGCGCTTCCGATTTCTTATGAAGGCGAGTTGTATGGGCTGGTATTCTTATTCGATTACGGGATTCCCATGGAGTTGACGACCAATGAAATTCAAACGGTTGAAGCGTATGTCAACATGGCTGGAGTGGCCATCAGGAATGTGAATAATTTAAAACGTAAAGAAAGCTTGTTGTCTGAGAAACAGATGCTTTTGGATTTGACGCGGGATTTGTCGATGAGTTCGTTGATGCCCGAGGTGATGGAGATTTGCCTTTACTATACTGGGAAGGTATTGAACAATGACAATATCGGAGTCCATTTATTGGATCCGGTGGCCGGCACCAAATTAAAGCCATCCCATTTAAGCGCTGAAAGTGAATGGGATGAAGAAGAATGGCTGGAAAGGCACAAGGAAATGGGATTTGACCCTTCGACAGATCCCGCGTTTGAAGCAGTCATGCGCTCCAAAAAACCGTTGTATATTCTGGATGTGGAAAAAGATAACCGGGTGAATCAGGAAATGTGCAAGGCATTCGGCATCGAACGGATGCTAATTCTTCCGTTTGTCACAATGGGGGAAATGCTCGG
Coding sequences:
- a CDS encoding aldose epimerase family protein is translated as MTITKKAFGQINGQDITRYTLTNDKGFQVSCLDYGCIITEILAPDRDGLLENVVLGFDTWEEYGSNPHYFGAVVGRFAGRIQEGAFTIEGTDYQLAKNSDGQHLHGGPGGFHSAIWKAKLIENEHESIVEFTHFSPDEEEGFPGNLTMTVRYIVKNDENQLTIAYFANSDKTTLLNVTNHSYFNLSGDFKRTVVDHQLAIPSSQYAELNGNMLPTGTLVPVEEDPLFDFRKGRTIREGTDSKHPQIELVGGGYDHPFLLDKEAKPVIKLKDEESGRSLQVETTEPAVVLYTANHIGGPYSFKGVAAQNQLGLCLETQGMPDSIHHPHFPSAILKAGEVFESQTVYRFS